DNA from Paraburkholderia sp. PGU19:
GCCGAGCACGGCGACGCCGCCGAGCATCGAGCACACGCCGGGCACCACTTCGCCTTCGAAGCGCGGCGCGAGGCGGTTGGCGAGCCGGTCGTGCAGGTACATGTACGAGCCGTAGAAGAACGGATCGCCTTCGCAGATCACGGCCACGTCGCGCCCCGCGTCGAGATGTTTCGCGACCACTTCGGCGGCCGTGTCGTAGAAGTCGGCGATGATCGCTTCGTAGGAGAACGGCGGTTCGAGCGCTTCCGTCGTCACGGGATAGACGAGCGGCAGCTGTTCCTGCTCGCTCGACAGATGCGACTCGATGATCGAAAACGCGTTGCCTTTCTTGCCCTTCGCGACGAAATACGCGACCACGTGTGCCGACTTCAGCAGCCGCAGCGCCTTTACCGTGATCAGTTCCGGGTCGCCGGGGCCGACGCCGAGACCATAGAGACGCCCGCGCGTGCTGTTCGCCTGATCGGCCATTATTCGTCCTCCGATGCGAGCGCGTTCACAGCGGCCGCCGCCATTGCGCTGCCGCCGCGCCGGCCTTGCACGGCGACGAAGGGCACGCCGCGGCTATCGGCGGCGAGCATCGCCTTCGACTCCGCCGCGCCGATGAAGCCGACCGGGAAGCCGAGAATCAGCGCGGGGCGCGGCGCGCCGCTATCGAGCATGTCGAGCAGATGAAAGAGCGAAGTCGGCGCGTTGCCGATCACGACGACGCTGCCTTGCAGATGTGGCCGCCACAGTTCGAGCGCCGCCGCCGAGCGGGTGTTGTTCATCTCGCGCGCGAGCGCGGGCACGGATGGATCGGCCAGCGTGCAGATCACCTCGTTGTGCGCGGGCAGCCGCACGCGCGTGATGCCTTCGGCGACCATGCGTGCGTCGCAGAGGATCGGCGCGCCGTTGGCGAGCGCCTGGCGCCCCGCGCGGCCCGCGCCGTCCGAAAAGCGCAGATCACCGACGATATCGACCATCCCGCACGCGTGGATCACGCGCACGGCGAGCTTTTCGAGGTCAGCGGGAATGCGCGAGAGGTCGGCTTCCGCGCGTATCGTCGCGAACGACTGGCGATAAATTTCCTGTCCGTCGCGGATGTAGTCAAGCATCGAATGGCTCATCAGTTGGGGGAAGGGCGGACGCTTGCAGCACGTCAGCGGCTTCGTCGATCGTCAGACCGCGCGCGATGCATCGGCCAAAGCCGTTGAGTTCGCGCGGGTCGTGTGTGTGGTACAGGTCGTAATGGCCGTCGGCCACTGCGAGCAGCGTATAGGGCGCGCGGTGCGCAGCCGCGCATGAACGCGGGCAGCCGCTGAGATGCGCTTGCGTATGTTCGGGCACGTGTGCAGCGAGTTTTAGCGCGTCGGCTTTGGTGTCCGCGTGGCTCTTCGCGCAGCCTGTGGAGCCGGTGCATGCGATCACGCGGGTTAGCGCATTTTCCGAAGTGGTGGCGAGGCCGAGTGCTTCGAGCTTTCGTAACGTTCCGTCGAGGTTCGCTGTGTCGATGTCGGTAAGCAGCACGCTTTGCCACGGTGTCATGCGCAACGTCGCGCGCTCATTGGCGCGTGCGAGTTCGGCGAGGCCGCGCAATGTCGCGCTGTTTATACGACCCAACGCGGGCTGTGTGCCGACATGCCAGCGTTGTCCGTCGTTCTGTCGATGTGCGCCGAGCCTTCGCGATGCATCAGCCGGTTCGCGGCGCCAGTGTTCGAGCGACGCGTCGCGCAGCAGGCGCACACCGCTCTTGCGTTCGGCGTGCTCGATGATGCTTTCGATGGAATGCGCGGCGAGCAGATCACGCATGCGGGTATCGTCCGGCGCGGCGAGATCGAGGAACGTGTGCACGAGCGCTCGCGTGAACGTTGCAAGATCCGAAGCCGTCACGGCAGCTAATGCGCCCTCATGTTCCGCAGCAACGGGCGGACAGCCAGCCAGGCCGAACGCGAACAACGCGTCTGAACGCTCGGGATGCGGCATCGCTGAAAACCAGATGTCGTGCGGATGGTCGAGCATCATCAGACGCTCGCCGCCATCGAGCATCACCGAGAATTTCGGCGACAGCGCGGCGAAACGCGTGTCGCTTTGCAGCAGCGTGAGTAGATCGCCAGCGAGCGGGGTTGTGTCGAATAAGGCGTTCGCATCGCGGCCCGCAATCGGGCTCGTCATCAAGTTGCGCACGTCGTCGGCGAATGCGTGCTCAGTGTTCTGCGGGCCGAGACCGGCGTCGAGCAGCGCCGCAATGAGTACGTCTTCATGACCGCGCTTCACGCCGCGCAATTGCAGGTTTGCGCGATTCGTGATGTCGACGATACCCGACGCGTGTTCGTCGATTGCCCCGGCGATGGCGAGCGCCTGCATGGCGCTCAATTCACCGCCCGCCAGCTTCACGCGGCAGATGCCGCCGTCGAGCGCGGGCACGATGCGCAACAGCCCCGGACAAGCCGAGGGGCGCAAGGCGGAAGCGTCGGACGAATGGAAAGCGTGGCTCAAGACATCACCGGGTTAGCGTCGCGCGACGGCCCGGGCGTCTCGAAGGAGAGCGGCTCGGCATCGGTACACCCCGCCCGATGTTGGCTTGCACGAACTGTTGGCCGGCAGGTCTTCTGACTCACAGGTCGCTGCACACGCCGGGCCTTCCCGGTATCACCAGTGGCGCAAATTGGCGTGGACTCGCTGCATACAGTTGCGGGGGCAGTCACGGTCATCGCAGTGATGTGTGTTCCCTCTTAGGCCCCGAAAGGCACCGGCGAACGGGTATTATGCCTTTTTTCGAACAGCACAACGATGCCGCAGCCTTGAAACACGGCCCGCAGCAGCGTTTTCAGTACAGCAAGCAGATGAGGACGGACGCATGTCGGCGTGGCTGACCGTGGTGGGAATGGGCGATGACGGTTTTGCCGGCCTGGGGAAAACGGCGCGGCGCGCGCTGATCGACGCGTCGGTGATCTATGGCGGCGAGCGGCATCTGGCGATGCTGCCCGTGTGCCTGAACGCCGCGCGCGAGCCGTGGCCGCATCCGTTCGACATCGCGCCCGTGCTCGCGCGGCGCGACACGCCCGTGTGCGTGCTGGCGAGCGGCGATCCAATGTTCTACGGCGTCGGCGCGACGCTCGCGCGCCACGTTCCCGCCGATGAATTGCGCGTGCTGCCGGCGCCGTCGTCGGTGTCGCTTGCGGCGGCGCGTCTCGGGTGGGCGTTGCAGGATGTGGCGACGGTGTCGCTGGTCGGGCGGCCGCTTGCGGCGTTGCAGAGGCATCTGCATGACGGCGCACGCGTGTTCGTGCTGAGCGCGGACGGCGCGACGCCTGCCGCCGTGGCCGCGTGGTTGTGCGAACGCGGCTTCGGCGCGACGCGCATGATCGTGATGGAGCATCTGGGCAGCGCGTCCGAACGCCTGATCGACGCTCGCGCGCACGACTGGTCGATCGGTGAGACGGCGCAGCTGAACGTGCTCGCGCTCGATTGCCGACACGATGCGTCGTCCGATGCGCCACGGCTTGCCTTAACCCCGGGACTGCCCGATGACGCCTATCGCCACGACGGCCAGCTGACAAAGCGCGACGTGCGCGCGCTGACGCTCGGCCGCCTCGCGCCCGCGCCCGGCGAACTGCTGTGGGACGTCGGCGCGGGCTGTGGCTCGATCGGCATCGAATGGATGCGCGCGCACGCCAGTTGCCGCGCGATAGCGATCGAAGCGAACGGCGAGCGTCAGCGTTTCATCGAACACAATCGCGACGCGCTCGGCGTGCCGGGACTGCAACTGATCGCAGGCAAGGCGCCCGATGCATTGCAAGGCTTGCCCGCGCCCGACGCGATTTTCATCGGCGGCGGCGTGACCGCGCATGGTGTGCTCGACGCCTGCTGGCGCGCGTTGAAACAAGGCGGGCGGCTGATTGCGAACGCCGTCACGCTCGAAGGCGAGGCGGCGCTCGTCGCGTGGCGGGCGCAGTTCGGCGGCACGCTGACGCGCATCGCGCTTGCCGAAGCACAGGCACTTGGTGGCTTCGAGACGTGGCGCTCCGCGTTGCCGATCACACTGCTCGACACCCCCAAACCGTGATGCGTGACGAGACGCCCGAACAACCCGCGCCACTGCGCAGCGGCTACACGACGGGAAGCTGCGCGACGGCGACGTCGCTGGCGGCGGCGCGTCTGCTGCTGTCGGGCGTCGCGAGCGATGTCGCGGAAATCGTGCTGCCGAAAGGCCAGCATGTGCCGATGCAACTCGTGTTCTGCCGCCTGATCGACGGCGGCCGGGACGGCGCCGAAGCGGGCACGGTCAAGGACGCGGGCGACGACCCCGACGTCACGCACGGCGCCGTGGTGTTCGCGCGCGTGCGTCTCGCCGATGAACCCGGCGTGCGTTTTCATGCGGGGCCGGGCGTCGGCACGGTGACGCGCGCGGGCCTCACGCTGCGAGTCGGCGAGCCGGCCATCAATCCCGTGCCGCGTCAGATGATGACCGCGCATCTGACCGATCTGGCCGCCGAGCATGGTTATGAGGGCGGCTTCGAAGTGACGGTCGGTGTCGAGAATGGCGAGGCGCTGGCGCAGAAGACGATGAACCCGCGCCTGGGCATTGTCGGCGGTCTGTCGATACTCGGCACGACGGGCATCGTGCGCCCGTTCTCGTGCTCGGCGTATATCGCGTCGATCCGTCAGGGCATCGACGTGGCACGCGCGAACGGCTATCGGCATATCGCCGCATGTACGGGCAATGCGAGCGAAGACGCGATGCGCGCTTACTACCAGTTGCCCGATATCGCGCTGATCGAGATGGGCGACTTCGCGGGCGCGGTGCTCAAGCATCTGAAGCGCGCGCCCGTCGACAAGCTCAGCATGTGCGGCGGCTTCGGCAAGCTGAGCAAGCTCGCGGCGGGGCATCTCGATCTGCACAGCCGCCATTCGAGCATCGACTTGCCGCAGCTTGCCGCGTGGTCGGCGCAACATGCCGCAAGCGACGCCGCGTTGCAGGCCGCTATCGTCGGCGCGAACACGAGCCAGGAAGCGCTCGCGATGGCGCGGAACAAAGGCGTGCCGCTCGGCGATATCGTCTGCGCACGCGCGCGCGACGTGGCGCGCGAGATCGTGCCTGCGTCGGTCGAAGTCGAGATGTTCGCGATCGACCGGCAGGGCAACATCATTGGAGTGGCGCGATGAAGCGCGTGTTATTGCTCGGCGGCACGGGCGACGCATTGCAGATCGCGCGGCAACTTGGGACGCAGCATGTCTATAGCCTGGCGGGGCTCGGACGCGTGCCGGAAGGGCTGGCGTGTGGCGTGCGCGTCGGCGGGTTTGGCGGCAGCGACGGGCTTGCGCGTTTTATCGAAAGCGAAGGCATTGCGCTCGTGATCGACGCGACGCATCCGTATGCCGCGCAAATGAGCGCGAACGCGGCCGCGGCGTGCCGCGAGGCCAAGGTGCCGTGCTGGGCGCTACGCCGCGCGGGCTGGACGCCGCAAGCGGGCGACGACTGGCGTAGGGTCGACGATTGGGATGCGTTGGTCGATGCGATCCGTCCGTTTCGTCGCGTGCTGTTCACGTCGGGCCGCGAACCGCTTTCGCATCTCGACGAGATACCTGCGCATCAATACTGGATCGTGCGCTGTCTCGACGCGCATCGGGGCAACGAGCGTGCACGCATCATCGACGCGCGCGGCCCGTTCGATATCGACGGCGAGCGGGCGCTGTTTGCGCTGAATCACGTCGATGTGCTGGTGACGAAGAACAGCGGCGGAGCGGCGACGCAGCCGAAGCTCGAGGTCGCGCGCGAACTGAAGGTGCCCGTGGTGATGATGCGGCGTCCTTCGCTGCCTGAGGTCGATTGCGAGTTCGACAGCCCGGCGCAACTGCTGCGCGCATTGAACGAAGAAGATTGGAGTGCTGTGAAATGACGGTGTTTTTTATCGGTGCTGGACCGGGTGATCCTGAACTGATCACGGTGAAGGGGCAGCGCCTGGTGCGTACGTGTCCGGTGATTCTGTATGCCGGTTCGCTTGTGCCCGAAGCCGTGTTGAGCGGCAATGTTGCTGAAACGGTGGTGAATACGGCGGAGCTCGATCTGGATGCGATCGTTGGTCTGCTTGCCGACGCGCATGCGAAGGGGCAGGACGTCGCGCGTGTGCATTCGGGTGACCCGTCGTTGTATGGCGCGATTGGGGAGCAGATTCGCCGCTTGCGGGCGCTTGAGATTCCGTATGAGATCGTGCCGGGTGTGACGGCTACGGCGGCCTGCGCGGCCGCGCTTGGGGTCGAGTTGACGTTGCCTGATGTGTCGCAGACGTTGATTCTCACGCGATATGCAAGGAAGACGTCGATGCCTGACGGCGAGCAGCTTGCGGATCTGGCGCGGCATCGTGCTTCGATGGCGATTCATCTTGGGGTTAGGCATCTTGCTTCTATTGTCGATGAGCTGATGCCTCACTATGGTGGCGACTGTCCCGTCGCGGTGGTTTATCGGGCTAGTTGGCCCGATGAGGAGAAGGTTGTTGGTACGCTTGCTGATATTGTTGAGAAGGTGCAAGCGGCGGATATTGAGCGTACCGCGTTGATACTGGTTGGGCGGGTGCTCGACGCAGAGCATTTTGCGGATTCGACTTTGTATTCGAAGTGAATGGGGCTTTATCGCGGCGCGGGGCGGGTGGGTTTCTACTTGCGGTTTTTGCTCGCATTCGCGGTGTGCCTTCGGACTTCACGCGTCGCCGTTCGGTGTTTTGGTTTTTGCGCTGGCATCCGCGATTTATTATCTAGCTTCACGCGTCGCCCCGCACAGGGGCGACGCATGAAGCACGCTAACGCATCGCGGATGCCAGCGCAAACCCAAGCAAACCAAACCGCCCGCGCCGCGAAGGCACAACGCGGATGCCAGCGCCGCACCATGCAGACCACAACAAAAAGCGCCGCCAGCAACCAGCACAAAAAAACCTAATGCGTCTGCACGCGAGACTGATCCCCTTGCGCCTGCGGCTGTGTAACCGCACTAACAACCACAAACACGACAAGGTTCACCGCCAGGGCAACAAACCCGATATTGACGTCCTTCAGTGCATCCGGCAAAAACGGCATCAACTGCCCGACGCTCAACTTGAAGATAGTCGTCACAGCAACGACAGTGACCCCAGCGAGAATCCCACAAAACGCCCCTTGCCTTGTAGCCCGATTCCGCGGCGCGAGACTGCAAATAACAGCAGGAAACAGCTGAGTAACAAAGCTATACCCCATCAAAAGCAGCGCAACAATGGTCTCGCCGCCATGCAGCGTAAACAGAACAGCAACAACCGCGACCACCGGCACGCAAACCCGCGCAAGCTTCGCAATAACCTCATCAGAAGCATTCCTCTGCACGAGCCCGCGATAAATATCATTGGCGAGCAGCGTCGAGGCCGTCGTGAGAATCATCGAGCCAGGCACGAGCGCCGTCAGCACGCCTGCTGCACCAATCACCCCAACGAACCACGGATCAAAAGTCTGCAACGACAGCTTGAACAGCGAAAGATCGATATCGCCGCCCTTGAGCCCCGGCACCTTCAGCGCCGCAGCAAACCCGACGAAAAACACAAACAGCAGGATCAACTGATAAAGCGGCAACACAATCGCATTACGCCGAAAGATGCGTTCATCCTTCGCGGTAAAAACAGACCCGAACGTATGCGGCCACATGAAAAACCCGAGCGCCGTAAGCAGCACAGTCGACTGAAACCACGTAACGCTCGAACCCTTCTCAGGGAACGTGAGAAAACCAGGCCGCGCTACATCGATCGCATGGAACATCTGCCCGAGCCCACCGTAGTAATGCATCGGCAGATAGATACCGAGAAACAGCACGATGCCCAGTATCAGCATGTCCTTGACGACCGAATTCCACGCCGAGCCGCGCACGCCCGACACGATCACATAAATCGTCACCACCCCCGCGCCGATCCAGATCGCCGCCGACGACGAAATCGCGCCATACGAAGCCGTCGACACGATAATGCCCAACCCCTTGAGTTGCAGCACGAGATACGGAATCAGCGCGGCAACGTCAACGATGGCAACCAGCACCCCAAGCGACGCGCTATCGTACTTGCGCGTAAAAAAATGCGGCTGCGACACCACGCGATGCGTCTTCGCAAAGCGCCAGACAGGCGGCAGCATCCAGTACGACAGCACATACGCCAGCGTCCCATACGCGAGGATGTAGTAGACGGGCGCACCTTTGCCATATGCAAAGCCGCTGCCGCCAAGGAAGGTGAACGTCGTGTAGATCTCACCCGCCATCAACAGGAACACAAACGCGGTGCCAAAGCTGCGGCCGCCCACTGTCCATTGCTCGAGGCTCATGTCATGCCCATGCCGGGCACGCACGCCGAGATAGAGTGCGAACAGCGTGACGGCGACGATGATTGCGAGGGCGCTGCTCATGAACGCACCTCCTCGCCGGAAGGCGCTTGCCGGTTCACAGGATCAAGCCGGTAGATGATGGCCATGATGACGGAACTGAGCACCACCCACATGACGATCCACGCAAGCACGAACGGCATGCCGAGCACGAGCGGCTCGACGCGGTTGACGAACGGAACGCCGAGCAGAATGCCGATGAACGGCAGCACGGCGAGCAGACGAAATGACATGGGACAACTCCTCGAATGAGAATGAGCCGGTCTCGATGAACGTCAATTCCTGAAGCAACGACTGGGATGCCGCGCACCGACTGTATGCCTCTTGCCATATTCCGGTAAAGGTCGCCAAAAATATGCAGGTATATTGAAAGGAACGTGCGCAAACGCAGTGCCCGTGGGCGTCGGCATGCATGGCAGGCGTGCTGCATTGCATGAAGAAGGTGCCGCTCGCATGGCGTGCGGAATTCGTTGCATTTACACTGGTCGGCCCTCATGCTCCGTTGCGCGGCGCAAAAATCAAAACCATCAAAGAGCAAATTCATCGATGATTTCGAGCCTGATTTCGGAGATTCTGTTTGGCTTCACCGGGTTGATCAGCATCATCAATCCGATCGCGATCGCCTTCGTGTTTCTCGACCGGACGGATTCGCTGACCGACACGGAGCGCGCCGCGCTCGCCAAGCGCGTGTCCATCAATGCGTTCTTCGTGCTGCTGGTCGTATTCTTTGTCGGCACGCCGATCCTGCATTTCTTCGGCATTTCAATGGAAGCGCTGCGCATCGGCGGCGGCCTGGCCGTCGCCGTCAGCGCGTGGAACATGCTCAATGCGCCGGAACGCCAGCCGAACGAAGCAGCCGTCAAGCCCGTCGATCCCGACAACGCGATGTCGAAGGCATTCTTTCCGCTGACGGTGCCGCTCACCACGGGCCCCGGCACGATGGCGACAGCCATCGCGCTGAACGCGAACCGCAGCCACAAGCTGTCGGAGTTCCTGATGTCGTCGATCGCGTCCGTGACGATTTCGTTTCTCGTCATGCTCGCAGTCTGGTTCACGTATAACCACGCCGCCACGCTCGGCCGCTATCTGGGCAAGGAAGGCACCAAGGTGGCGCTGCGCGTGTCCGCATTTTTGTTGCTGTGCATCGGCGTGCAGATCATATTGACGGGGCTGTCCGAGTTTCTTGCGCCGATCGCCAGTGGCCGGGCGGGCGGCTGAACGAATGAGCACCGGATGCGAAGCGGACTTGAACCGGATGTGACCCGGATGTGACCCGTTTGAAACCGGCGCAGGCGTAGGCGTTTTTCATCGAGGAGAGCGATCATGTGCCGCTGGCTGGCTTACACAGGAAACCCGATTCAGCTCGAAGCCGTGCTGTTCCGGGCCAAGCATTCGCTGATCGACCAGAGCCTGCATTCGCGGCTCGGGCAGACCACCACCAACGGCGACGGCTTCGGCGTCGGCTGGTATGGCCATCCAACCGATATCCCGTTCCGCTACCGCTGCGCGCACCCCGCGTGGAGCGACCGCAATCTGCGCGACGCCGCGCGGGCCGTGCGCGCGTCGCTGTTCGTCGCGCATATCCGCGCGGCGACGGATACCCCTTCGCAGGAAACCAACTGCCATCCGTTTCGCTACGGCCGCTGGCTCTTCATGCACAACGGTCTCGTGCGCGACTATCCTAAAGTGCGGCGCGACCTGATGCTCGGCATCGACCCGGACCTGTTCGCATCGATCGAAGGCTCGACGGACTCCGAAGTCATGTTCTTTCTCGCGCTCACGTTCGGGCTCGAGATCGACCCCGTGCTCGCGCTGGAGCGCATGGCGGGTTTCGTCGAGGAGACGGGGCGGCGGCA
Protein-coding regions in this window:
- a CDS encoding DUF3311 domain-containing protein; this translates as MSFRLLAVLPFIGILLGVPFVNRVEPLVLGMPFVLAWIVMWVVLSSVIMAIIYRLDPVNRQAPSGEEVRS
- a CDS encoding cobalt-precorrin-5B (C(1))-methyltransferase, translated to MRDETPEQPAPLRSGYTTGSCATATSLAAARLLLSGVASDVAEIVLPKGQHVPMQLVFCRLIDGGRDGAEAGTVKDAGDDPDVTHGAVVFARVRLADEPGVRFHAGPGVGTVTRAGLTLRVGEPAINPVPRQMMTAHLTDLAAEHGYEGGFEVTVGVENGEALAQKTMNPRLGIVGGLSILGTTGIVRPFSCSAYIASIRQGIDVARANGYRHIAACTGNASEDAMRAYYQLPDIALIEMGDFAGAVLKHLKRAPVDKLSMCGGFGKLSKLAAGHLDLHSRHSSIDLPQLAAWSAQHAASDAALQAAIVGANTSQEALAMARNKGVPLGDIVCARARDVAREIVPASVEVEMFAIDRQGNIIGVAR
- a CDS encoding precorrin-2 C(20)-methyltransferase, with protein sequence MADQANSTRGRLYGLGVGPGDPELITVKALRLLKSAHVVAYFVAKGKKGNAFSIIESHLSSEQEQLPLVYPVTTEALEPPFSYEAIIADFYDTAAEVVAKHLDAGRDVAVICEGDPFFYGSYMYLHDRLANRLAPRFEGEVVPGVCSMLGGVAVLGQPLVYRNQTLSVLSGVLPEDELKRRLAAADAAVVMKLGRNFDKVRRVLDELGLAERALYVERATMANQRIVPLAEVDPMASPYFSLLVVPGEKWQG
- a CDS encoding MarC family protein; the protein is MISSLISEILFGFTGLISIINPIAIAFVFLDRTDSLTDTERAALAKRVSINAFFVLLVVFFVGTPILHFFGISMEALRIGGGLAVAVSAWNMLNAPERQPNEAAVKPVDPDNAMSKAFFPLTVPLTTGPGTMATAIALNANRSHKLSEFLMSSIASVTISFLVMLAVWFTYNHAATLGRYLGKEGTKVALRVSAFLLLCIGVQIILTGLSEFLAPIASGRAGG
- a CDS encoding class II glutamine amidotransferase codes for the protein MCRWLAYTGNPIQLEAVLFRAKHSLIDQSLHSRLGQTTTNGDGFGVGWYGHPTDIPFRYRCAHPAWSDRNLRDAARAVRASLFVAHIRAATDTPSQETNCHPFRYGRWLFMHNGLVRDYPKVRRDLMLGIDPDLFASIEGSTDSEVMFFLALTFGLEIDPVLALERMAGFVEETGRRHGIEAPLNMTVCVTDGEQIVSARYSSERQSRSLYHSTSIRHLMELYPDDPRLAAVGADAFLVLSEPLVDLEGWWEEIPESTAIVAKRGGIEARPFDPHGK
- the cbiE gene encoding precorrin-6y C5,15-methyltransferase (decarboxylating) subunit CbiE — translated: MSAWLTVVGMGDDGFAGLGKTARRALIDASVIYGGERHLAMLPVCLNAAREPWPHPFDIAPVLARRDTPVCVLASGDPMFYGVGATLARHVPADELRVLPAPSSVSLAAARLGWALQDVATVSLVGRPLAALQRHLHDGARVFVLSADGATPAAVAAWLCERGFGATRMIVMEHLGSASERLIDARAHDWSIGETAQLNVLALDCRHDASSDAPRLALTPGLPDDAYRHDGQLTKRDVRALTLGRLAPAPGELLWDVGAGCGSIGIEWMRAHASCRAIAIEANGERQRFIEHNRDALGVPGLQLIAGKAPDALQGLPAPDAIFIGGGVTAHGVLDACWRALKQGGRLIANAVTLEGEAALVAWRAQFGGTLTRIALAEAQALGGFETWRSALPITLLDTPKP
- a CDS encoding cobalt-precorrin-6A reductase is translated as MKRVLLLGGTGDALQIARQLGTQHVYSLAGLGRVPEGLACGVRVGGFGGSDGLARFIESEGIALVIDATHPYAAQMSANAAAACREAKVPCWALRRAGWTPQAGDDWRRVDDWDALVDAIRPFRRVLFTSGREPLSHLDEIPAHQYWIVRCLDAHRGNERARIIDARGPFDIDGERALFALNHVDVLVTKNSGGAATQPKLEVARELKVPVVMMRRPSLPEVDCEFDSPAQLLRALNEEDWSAVK
- the cobM gene encoding precorrin-4 C(11)-methyltransferase codes for the protein MTVFFIGAGPGDPELITVKGQRLVRTCPVILYAGSLVPEAVLSGNVAETVVNTAELDLDAIVGLLADAHAKGQDVARVHSGDPSLYGAIGEQIRRLRALEIPYEIVPGVTATAACAAALGVELTLPDVSQTLILTRYARKTSMPDGEQLADLARHRASMAIHLGVRHLASIVDELMPHYGGDCPVAVVYRASWPDEEKVVGTLADIVEKVQAADIERTALILVGRVLDAEHFADSTLYSK
- a CDS encoding precorrin-8X methylmutase, which gives rise to MLDYIRDGQEIYRQSFATIRAEADLSRIPADLEKLAVRVIHACGMVDIVGDLRFSDGAGRAGRQALANGAPILCDARMVAEGITRVRLPAHNEVICTLADPSVPALAREMNNTRSAAALELWRPHLQGSVVVIGNAPTSLFHLLDMLDSGAPRPALILGFPVGFIGAAESKAMLAADSRGVPFVAVQGRRGGSAMAAAAVNALASEDE
- a CDS encoding sodium:solute symporter family protein, producing MSSALAIIVAVTLFALYLGVRARHGHDMSLEQWTVGGRSFGTAFVFLLMAGEIYTTFTFLGGSGFAYGKGAPVYYILAYGTLAYVLSYWMLPPVWRFAKTHRVVSQPHFFTRKYDSASLGVLVAIVDVAALIPYLVLQLKGLGIIVSTASYGAISSSAAIWIGAGVVTIYVIVSGVRGSAWNSVVKDMLILGIVLFLGIYLPMHYYGGLGQMFHAIDVARPGFLTFPEKGSSVTWFQSTVLLTALGFFMWPHTFGSVFTAKDERIFRRNAIVLPLYQLILLFVFFVGFAAALKVPGLKGGDIDLSLFKLSLQTFDPWFVGVIGAAGVLTALVPGSMILTTASTLLANDIYRGLVQRNASDEVIAKLARVCVPVVAVVAVLFTLHGGETIVALLLMGYSFVTQLFPAVICSLAPRNRATRQGAFCGILAGVTVVAVTTIFKLSVGQLMPFLPDALKDVNIGFVALAVNLVVFVVVSAVTQPQAQGDQSRVQTH
- the cobG gene encoding precorrin-3B synthase, whose amino-acid sequence is MSHAFHSSDASALRPSACPGLLRIVPALDGGICRVKLAGGELSAMQALAIAGAIDEHASGIVDITNRANLQLRGVKRGHEDVLIAALLDAGLGPQNTEHAFADDVRNLMTSPIAGRDANALFDTTPLAGDLLTLLQSDTRFAALSPKFSVMLDGGERLMMLDHPHDIWFSAMPHPERSDALFAFGLAGCPPVAAEHEGALAAVTASDLATFTRALVHTFLDLAAPDDTRMRDLLAAHSIESIIEHAERKSGVRLLRDASLEHWRREPADASRRLGAHRQNDGQRWHVGTQPALGRINSATLRGLAELARANERATLRMTPWQSVLLTDIDTANLDGTLRKLEALGLATTSENALTRVIACTGSTGCAKSHADTKADALKLAAHVPEHTQAHLSGCPRSCAAAHRAPYTLLAVADGHYDLYHTHDPRELNGFGRCIARGLTIDEAADVLQASALPPTDEPFDA